A window from Roseburia sp. 499 encodes these proteins:
- a CDS encoding sugar phosphate nucleotidyltransferase, giving the protein MKKPVLVIMAAGMGSRYGGLKQVDPVDAQGHIIIDFSIYDAIEAGFEKVVFIIKKANEKVFKEAIGKRVEKKIQVEYVYQELDKLPEGFQIPEGREKPYGTGHAILCCKDVIDGPFAVINADDYYGKHAYKVIYDYLVNHQDDEKYRYTMVGYALKNTLTDNGHVARGICETDAEGFLTDIHERTHIEKRNGGAAYTEDDGVTWNELPMESTVSMNMWGFSESIIKELEQGFQKFLKEELPENPLKGEYFLPFAVDELLQQGKASVKVLTSMDKWYGVTYKEDKEMVVNAIAGLKKSGMYPEEF; this is encoded by the coding sequence ATGAAAAAACCAGTATTAGTAATTATGGCAGCAGGAATGGGAAGCCGTTATGGTGGATTGAAGCAGGTTGACCCAGTGGATGCACAAGGACATATTATTATTGATTTTTCTATATACGATGCAATAGAAGCAGGATTTGAGAAAGTTGTATTTATTATTAAAAAGGCAAATGAAAAAGTTTTTAAGGAAGCAATTGGGAAACGAGTGGAAAAGAAAATCCAGGTGGAATATGTATACCAGGAGCTGGATAAACTGCCGGAAGGATTTCAGATTCCGGAAGGGAGAGAAAAACCTTACGGAACCGGTCATGCAATTTTATGTTGCAAGGATGTAATTGATGGACCTTTTGCAGTAATCAATGCAGATGATTATTACGGAAAGCATGCATATAAAGTGATTTATGATTATCTGGTAAATCATCAGGATGATGAGAAGTATCGTTACACTATGGTCGGATATGCGTTGAAGAATACTTTGACGGATAACGGTCATGTGGCAAGAGGTATATGTGAGACCGATGCAGAAGGATTTTTGACCGATATACATGAGCGTACTCATATTGAAAAAAGAAATGGTGGAGCAGCGTATACAGAAGATGATGGAGTTACATGGAACGAGTTACCTATGGAAAGTACAGTTTCCATGAATATGTGGGGATTCTCAGAGAGTATTATTAAGGAATTAGAGCAAGGATTCCAAAAGTTTTTAAAGGAAGAATTACCAGAGAATCCATTAAAGGGAGAATATTTCCTTCCATTTGCTGTGGATGAATTGTTACAGCAGGGAAAGGCAAGTGTAAAAGTACTTACTTCTATGGATAAGTGGTATGGAGTTACCTATAAGGAAGATAAGGAAATGGTGGTAAATGCTATAGCAGGATTAAAGAAAAGTGGAATGTATCCGGAAGAATTTTAG
- the rpiB gene encoding ribose 5-phosphate isomerase B, producing MKIAIGNDHAATELKMEIMEYVKGLGHEVINFGTDGHESCNYPEFGEKVGRAVVSGEADCGILICGTGVGISMAANKVKGVRCGVCSDVTTAHLIKEHNNANIIAFGARIVGSELAKDIVKSYLEAEFLGGRHQNRIDMISEIEQRECQ from the coding sequence ATGAAGATTGCAATAGGAAATGATCATGCAGCTACTGAGTTGAAAATGGAGATTATGGAATATGTCAAGGGATTAGGACATGAAGTAATCAATTTTGGTACAGATGGACATGAGAGCTGTAATTATCCGGAATTTGGTGAAAAAGTGGGACGTGCTGTAGTATCCGGTGAAGCAGATTGCGGCATTTTAATTTGTGGTACAGGAGTAGGTATCTCCATGGCTGCAAATAAGGTAAAGGGAGTACGTTGCGGTGTATGTTCAGATGTGACTACAGCTCATTTAATCAAGGAGCATAACAATGCCAATATTATTGCATTTGGTGCAAGAATTGTAGGAAGCGAATTGGCGAAAGATATTGTGAAATCTTATCTGGAAGCAGAATTTTTAGGTGGCAGACATCAGAATCGAATTGATATGATTAGCGAGATTGAGCAGAGAGAATGCCAGTAA
- a CDS encoding YqeG family HAD IIIA-type phosphatase has protein sequence MLKRFYPGEYLESAYGIDFEKLYEEGYRGIIFDIDNTLVPHGAPADERAKKLFTALKKLGYQCCLLSNNKEPRVKMFNDEVQVNYIFKAGKPKVGGYQRAMELMGTNRENTLFVGDQIFTDVYGANRAGIRTILTKPIHPKEEIQIVLKRYLEKIVLFFYKKSQKKQK, from the coding sequence ATGCTTAAGAGATTTTATCCGGGAGAATATTTGGAATCTGCCTATGGAATTGATTTTGAAAAACTGTACGAGGAAGGCTACCGTGGTATTATCTTTGATATTGACAATACGTTAGTTCCTCATGGAGCTCCGGCAGATGAGCGGGCGAAGAAATTGTTTACAGCATTAAAGAAACTGGGATATCAGTGTTGCTTGTTGTCTAATAACAAGGAGCCGCGTGTAAAAATGTTCAATGATGAAGTGCAGGTAAATTATATTTTTAAAGCCGGAAAACCTAAGGTTGGAGGTTATCAGCGTGCAATGGAACTGATGGGAACCAATCGAGAGAACACCCTGTTTGTGGGAGACCAGATTTTTACTGATGTATATGGTGCGAATCGGGCAGGAATCCGTACGATTCTGACAAAGCCTATACATCCGAAGGAAGAAATACAGATTGTTCTGAAACGTTATCTGGAAAAGATTGTACTGTTCTTTTATAAAAAGAGTCAGAAAAAGCAGAAGTAG
- a CDS encoding AraC family transcriptional regulator — MDFYKYSLTKLFDIPQIITIHYFEYGADFSFDGESHDFWEFLCVDKGEVTVTADDNTYQLKKGDIIFHKPNQFHSVTTNGITAPNLVVVSFVCHSPAMDFFEDRICSLGERERNLLATVIAEASHAFVTPLDNPYTRGLEKNPEPIPGTEQMIQSSLEQFLISLYRRGTSANTGNILTKSVKLKQDEETFSHILSYMNAHISESLTIEQICHDNLLGRSQLQKLFRAKCDCGIIDYFSHMKITRAKELIREQNMNFTQIADTLGYTSIHYFSRQFKKITGMSPSEYALSIKAMSEKR, encoded by the coding sequence ATGGATTTTTATAAATATTCCCTTACCAAGCTTTTTGACATTCCACAAATTATTACGATACATTATTTTGAATATGGCGCTGATTTTTCCTTTGATGGAGAATCCCATGACTTTTGGGAATTTCTGTGTGTAGACAAGGGTGAAGTTACGGTTACCGCAGATGATAATACCTACCAGTTAAAAAAAGGCGATATTATCTTTCATAAGCCTAACCAGTTTCATTCTGTCACCACAAACGGCATCACCGCTCCGAACCTAGTGGTTGTCTCCTTTGTATGCCATTCTCCTGCTATGGATTTCTTTGAAGATAGAATCTGTTCACTTGGTGAACGCGAACGCAATTTGCTTGCAACAGTTATTGCAGAAGCCTCTCATGCTTTTGTTACTCCTCTGGACAATCCATACACTCGTGGTTTAGAAAAGAATCCGGAACCAATCCCCGGAACGGAACAGATGATTCAATCGTCCTTAGAGCAATTTTTGATTTCTCTTTACCGCCGAGGAACTTCTGCAAATACCGGAAATATTCTCACAAAATCAGTAAAATTAAAACAGGATGAGGAAACTTTTTCCCACATCCTGTCTTATATGAATGCCCACATTTCCGAATCACTGACGATTGAACAAATTTGCCATGATAATCTGCTAGGGCGCTCCCAGTTGCAAAAACTATTTCGCGCCAAATGCGACTGCGGTATTATAGACTATTTTTCTCATATGAAAATCACCCGTGCCAAGGAACTGATTCGCGAACAAAATATGAACTTTACGCAAATTGCTGATACGTTAGGATATACCTCTATCCACTACTTCTCCAGACAGTTTAAAAAAATCACTGGCATGAGTCCTTCAGAATATGCATTGTCTATTAAGGCAATGTCAGAAAAGCGCTAA
- the efp gene encoding elongation factor P gives MISAGDFRNGITIELDNNIYQIIEFQHVKPGKGAAFVRTKLKNIKSGGVVEKTFRPTEKCPQARIDRADMQYLYSDGDLYHFMDVESYEQIALDADTIGDALKFVKENEMVKMCSHNGNVFAVEPPLFVELTITDTEPGFKGDTATGATKPAVVETGATVYVPLFVEQDDVIKIDTRTGEYLSRV, from the coding sequence ATGATTTCAGCAGGAGATTTTAGAAATGGTATTACGATAGAATTAGATAATAACATTTACCAGATTATTGAATTCCAGCATGTAAAACCAGGAAAAGGTGCAGCCTTTGTTAGAACTAAGTTAAAGAACATTAAAAGTGGCGGTGTAGTAGAAAAGACTTTCCGTCCTACTGAGAAATGTCCACAGGCGCGTATTGATAGAGCAGACATGCAGTACTTATATTCTGATGGAGATTTATACCACTTTATGGACGTAGAGAGCTATGAGCAGATTGCTTTGGATGCAGATACCATCGGTGATGCATTGAAGTTCGTAAAAGAAAACGAAATGGTTAAAATGTGTTCTCATAACGGAAACGTATTTGCAGTAGAACCACCTCTGTTTGTAGAATTAACGATTACTGATACAGAGCCAGGATTCAAGGGTGATACAGCTACTGGTGCAACAAAGCCGGCTGTTGTAGAAACTGGAGCAACTGTATATGTACCATTATTCGTAGAGCAGGATGATGTAATTAAGATTGATACCAGAACAGGTGAATATCTGTCCAGAGTTTAG